In Arthrobacter sp. B3I9, the following are encoded in one genomic region:
- a CDS encoding ParA family protein has product MQVVSISSLKGGVGKTSVTTGLASAAMAAGIPTLVVDLDPHADASTALGVRPVGQLDIGRMLKAPRRARLAENVVSSGWVERAGSNGAPAAGSTTSGSTTSILDVAVGSAYTGIYDRPDLGRRDLRRLSTVLAGASGYDLVLIDSPPSLNGLTRMAWSASDKVTLVAEPGLFSVAGTERTMRAIQLFRREFAPKLSPAGIVANRVRSGSAEHAFRLSEMQSMFGELLLYPHIPEQANWQQIQGAAHSIHSWPGDSAKNAAALFDALLANLLKSTGSVRNRSLR; this is encoded by the coding sequence GTGCAAGTAGTCAGCATCAGCAGCCTCAAAGGCGGTGTCGGTAAGACATCGGTGACCACCGGACTGGCGTCCGCGGCAATGGCCGCCGGGATCCCCACCCTCGTCGTCGACCTTGACCCCCACGCGGATGCAAGCACTGCCCTCGGCGTCCGCCCTGTCGGGCAGCTGGATATCGGCCGGATGCTGAAGGCACCCCGCCGCGCCCGTTTGGCCGAGAACGTCGTCTCCAGCGGCTGGGTTGAGCGGGCGGGCAGCAACGGTGCGCCCGCAGCCGGCTCCACTACATCTGGCTCCACTACATCCATTCTGGATGTCGCGGTCGGCTCCGCCTACACCGGCATCTATGACCGGCCGGATCTTGGCCGCCGCGACCTGCGCCGGCTTTCCACCGTGCTGGCCGGGGCCAGCGGCTACGACCTGGTCCTCATCGACTCCCCGCCGTCCCTGAACGGGCTGACCAGGATGGCGTGGTCAGCCAGCGACAAGGTGACCCTGGTGGCAGAACCCGGACTCTTTTCCGTTGCCGGCACGGAGCGCACCATGCGGGCGATCCAGCTGTTCCGAAGGGAATTCGCCCCGAAGCTTTCCCCCGCGGGCATCGTGGCCAACCGCGTGCGCAGCGGTTCCGCGGAGCACGCGTTCCGGCTCTCAGAGATGCAGTCCATGTTCGGTGAGTTGCTCCTCTACCCGCACATACCCGAGCAGGCCAACTGGCAGCAGATCCAGGGTGCGGCCCACTCGATTCATTCCTGGCCCGGAGACTCAGCCAAGAACGCGGCCGCGCTGTTCGACGCACTGCTGGCGAACCTGCTGAAGTCCACCGGCAGCGTCCGTAACCGCAGCCTGCGGTAG
- a CDS encoding MerR family transcriptional regulator: protein MSPKGEAGELKQTATAGVAVPASGAQGLLFTEDLPVLDEDAGYRGPTACKAAGITYRQLDYWARTGLVEPAVRGAAGSGSQRLYGFRDILVLKVVKRLLDTGVSLQQIRTAVEHLRERGVEDLAQITLMSDGASVYECTSADEVIDLVQGGQGVFGIAVGRVWREVEGSLAALPSEHAAVQSFPDDELSKRRATRKTG, encoded by the coding sequence GTGAGTCCGAAAGGCGAAGCGGGCGAGCTCAAGCAGACTGCGACGGCTGGCGTAGCTGTCCCGGCCAGCGGTGCCCAGGGGCTGTTGTTCACTGAGGATCTTCCCGTTTTGGACGAAGACGCAGGCTATCGCGGACCCACCGCGTGCAAGGCCGCCGGCATCACCTACCGCCAGCTGGACTACTGGGCCCGGACGGGGCTCGTCGAACCCGCCGTGCGCGGTGCCGCCGGATCCGGCTCCCAGCGGCTCTATGGCTTCCGCGACATCCTGGTCCTCAAAGTCGTCAAGCGTCTGCTGGACACCGGCGTCTCACTCCAGCAGATCCGCACCGCCGTTGAACACCTGCGCGAGCGTGGCGTCGAGGACCTGGCCCAGATCACACTCATGAGCGATGGCGCCAGCGTCTATGAGTGCACCTCTGCCGACGAAGTGATCGACCTCGTCCAGGGCGGCCAGGGCGTCTTCGGCATCGCCGTGGGGCGGGTCTGGCGCGAGGTGGAGGGGAGCCTTGCCGCGCTTCCCAGCGAACACGCAGCAGTACAGTCCTTCCCCGACGATGAACTCAGCAAGCGCCGGGCCACCCGCAAGACCGGTTAG
- a CDS encoding bifunctional nuclease family protein: MIEVEIVGVRIELPSNQPLVLLKEIHGERHVPIWIGTPEASAIALAQQGVVPPRPMTHDLLVDVVESLGHSIVSVNIVAVEDNIFYGQLQFENGTTVSSRASDALALALRAKCRIWCADAVMDEAGVRITEHDEGEDTHPDAAVDEEGEMRRFREFLDDVEPEDFAG; the protein is encoded by the coding sequence ATGATCGAGGTGGAGATTGTAGGCGTGCGGATCGAGCTGCCGTCCAACCAGCCGCTTGTCCTCCTCAAGGAGATCCACGGAGAACGCCACGTGCCGATCTGGATCGGCACGCCGGAAGCCAGCGCCATCGCCTTGGCCCAGCAGGGTGTGGTCCCGCCGCGCCCCATGACCCACGACCTGCTGGTAGACGTCGTGGAGTCACTGGGGCACAGCATCGTCAGCGTCAACATCGTGGCGGTGGAGGACAACATCTTCTACGGCCAGCTCCAGTTTGAGAACGGCACCACTGTCAGCTCGCGGGCCTCCGATGCGCTGGCCCTCGCGCTGCGCGCCAAATGCCGGATATGGTGCGCTGACGCCGTCATGGACGAGGCCGGCGTCCGGATCACCGAGCATGACGAGGGCGAGGATACCCACCCGGACGCGGCAGTGGACGAAGAGGGTGAAATGCGGCGTTTCCGCGAGTTCCTCGACGACGTCGAACCCGAGGATTTCGCCGGCTGA
- a CDS encoding MerR family transcriptional regulator, with product MAQAERRGPQVLNIGEVLAQLSDDFPNMTASKIRFLEEKGLINPQRTPAGYRQYAESDVERLRFVLSLQRDQYLPLKVIKDYLDAIDRGERPDNLPPGVTVSPRIVSEELASELQNRVRRLSEEQLRAESGASVPLVESLLSFGLIGHVNGKFDENALQVARACVQLESHGLEPRHLRPFQAAAEREFGLVERAVATLTSRKDAASQARAAEAAREISELCLSLHRALVQDRISRMDI from the coding sequence ATGGCACAAGCGGAACGGCGCGGACCCCAGGTCCTGAACATCGGGGAAGTCCTGGCTCAGCTCAGCGACGATTTCCCCAACATGACCGCGTCGAAAATCAGGTTCCTTGAGGAAAAGGGGCTCATCAACCCGCAGCGGACGCCCGCGGGGTACCGGCAGTACGCCGAAAGCGACGTCGAGCGGCTCCGCTTCGTGCTGTCCCTCCAGCGCGACCAGTATCTTCCGCTTAAGGTCATCAAGGACTACCTCGATGCGATTGACCGCGGCGAACGCCCGGACAACCTGCCTCCCGGGGTTACGGTCTCGCCGCGGATCGTCTCCGAAGAGCTGGCATCCGAACTGCAGAACCGGGTCCGGCGGCTCAGCGAGGAACAGCTTCGGGCCGAGTCCGGCGCCAGCGTGCCGCTGGTTGAATCACTCCTGAGCTTCGGCCTGATCGGCCACGTCAACGGCAAGTTTGACGAAAACGCCCTTCAGGTGGCGCGCGCCTGCGTCCAGTTGGAGAGCCACGGCCTGGAACCCAGGCACCTGCGGCCGTTCCAGGCTGCCGCCGAACGCGAGTTCGGACTCGTGGAGCGCGCGGTGGCCACCCTGACGTCCCGCAAGGACGCCGCTTCCCAGGCCCGTGCCGCCGAGGCTGCCCGGGAAATCAGCGAACTCTGCCTCTCGCTGCACCGGGCACTGGTCCAGGACCGCATATCGAGAATGGACATCTGA
- a CDS encoding FHA domain-containing protein → MFGHERNATGERRGARGVKASETTSINLTPVRDEPTIPPKVSADERTAVESLPFGSALLVAHSGPNSGARFLLDSDVTTAGRHPDADIFLDDVTVSRRHVEFRRTARSFEVVDTGSLNGTYVNHDRVDSVELKSGNEVQIGKFRLTFYLSPARAAGND, encoded by the coding sequence ATGTTTGGCCACGAACGGAACGCCACAGGGGAGCGTCGCGGCGCGCGTGGAGTGAAGGCTTCGGAGACCACGTCGATCAACCTCACCCCGGTGCGTGACGAACCCACCATCCCTCCGAAGGTCTCCGCCGATGAGCGGACGGCCGTCGAGTCGCTGCCCTTCGGCTCCGCCCTGCTGGTCGCCCACTCCGGGCCCAACAGCGGAGCGCGCTTCCTGCTGGATTCCGACGTGACGACGGCGGGCCGCCACCCGGACGCCGACATTTTCCTTGACGACGTCACGGTTTCACGCCGCCACGTCGAATTCCGCCGCACGGCTCGCAGCTTTGAAGTTGTCGACACCGGAAGCCTGAACGGCACGTACGTCAACCACGACCGCGTCGACAGCGTGGAGCTGAAGTCCGGCAACGAAGTGCAGATCGGCAAATTCCGCCTCACCTTCTACCTGAGCCCTGCCCGCGCAGCAGGCAACGACTGA
- the gcvH gene encoding glycine cleavage system protein GcvH, translated as MSIIPEELSYTAEHEWVSAPDADGVVRVGITDFAQDALGDVVYAQMPEVGTTIKANDVVGEVESTKSVSDIYAPVSGEVVSRNEALDTDSALINSDPYGEGWLIEIKLAEPDAVESLLSASEYEQQVG; from the coding sequence ATGAGCATCATTCCCGAAGAGTTGTCCTACACCGCAGAGCACGAGTGGGTTTCGGCCCCGGATGCCGACGGAGTCGTGCGCGTGGGCATCACCGATTTTGCCCAGGACGCCCTCGGGGACGTCGTCTACGCCCAGATGCCCGAAGTGGGCACCACAATCAAGGCAAACGACGTCGTCGGTGAGGTCGAATCCACCAAAAGCGTGAGTGACATCTACGCTCCCGTCTCCGGCGAGGTGGTGTCCCGGAACGAGGCGCTGGACACGGATTCGGCCCTGATCAACTCCGATCCGTACGGCGAGGGCTGGCTGATCGAAATCAAGCTGGCCGAGCCCGACGCCGTCGAATCACTGCTCAGTGCGTCGGAGTATGAACAACAGGTAGGCTAA
- a CDS encoding Fpg/Nei family DNA glycosylase, producing the protein MPELPEVAALADFLDEHLRGTVVTKIQIASFAVLKTADPPFSELEGRTVTGVQRFGKFISMEADGLFFVFHLARAGWVRFTDTPTEIQLKMGKGPLAARLLFTGASGLLGLDLTEAGTKKGLAVYVVRDPHDVPGIATLGPDPFAPGFDVHTFAEILGSSSQQVKGLLRSQAVIAGIGNAYSDEILHAARTSPFAIAKSLDRDAVQVLYDAIHSILGTALTEAQGKPPSQLKDTKRNHMRVHARTGEACPVCGDTVREVSFADTALQYCPTCQTKGKILADRRTSRFLK; encoded by the coding sequence ATGCCCGAGCTTCCTGAAGTGGCGGCCCTGGCGGACTTTCTTGATGAACACCTGCGTGGAACCGTCGTAACAAAGATACAAATCGCCTCCTTCGCAGTGCTTAAGACCGCTGATCCCCCGTTCTCGGAGCTCGAGGGCCGGACCGTGACCGGGGTCCAACGCTTCGGCAAGTTCATCAGCATGGAGGCCGACGGGCTGTTTTTTGTCTTCCACCTGGCGCGGGCCGGCTGGGTCCGCTTCACCGACACACCGACCGAGATCCAGCTGAAAATGGGCAAGGGCCCCCTGGCGGCGCGGCTGCTCTTCACCGGCGCGTCCGGCCTGCTCGGCCTGGACCTGACAGAGGCCGGCACGAAAAAGGGCCTGGCGGTCTACGTGGTCCGGGATCCCCACGACGTCCCCGGAATCGCCACGCTCGGACCGGACCCGTTCGCCCCCGGGTTCGACGTCCATACCTTTGCGGAGATTCTAGGTTCCAGCTCGCAGCAAGTGAAGGGCCTGCTCCGGAGCCAGGCCGTGATAGCGGGCATCGGGAACGCGTACAGCGACGAGATCCTGCACGCAGCCAGGACGTCACCCTTCGCAATCGCCAAGTCGCTGGACCGGGACGCCGTCCAGGTTCTGTACGACGCCATCCACAGCATCCTGGGAACGGCGTTGACGGAAGCGCAGGGGAAGCCGCCGTCGCAGCTCAAAGACACCAAACGCAACCACATGCGCGTCCATGCCCGGACCGGCGAAGCGTGCCCGGTGTGCGGTGACACGGTCCGTGAGGTTTCCTTCGCCGACACAGCGCTGCAATACTGTCCGACCTGCCAGACGAAGGGGAAGATCCTGGCCGACCGCCGGACCTCACGGTTCCTGAAGTAG
- a CDS encoding LuxR C-terminal-related transcriptional regulator codes for MAVCDCWDVQLGFEIRGGSLRDAGVTKREMEVFWLVGDRLRNREIAEGLHLSERTVESHVSALLRKLGLTDRPSLVAAAQQLRVSSPTRPLPMPLSSFIGRSEEVSELLHLAVRERLITVVGPAGVGKTRLALEVAASSRPHQQSSSTWQLLHQGKRFCVSSPTRLV; via the coding sequence ATGGCCGTATGCGACTGTTGGGACGTGCAACTTGGATTCGAAATCCGGGGCGGATCGTTGCGGGACGCGGGGGTAACGAAGCGCGAGATGGAGGTTTTCTGGCTCGTGGGGGACCGCTTGCGCAACAGGGAGATTGCGGAGGGTCTACATCTTTCAGAACGCACGGTTGAGAGCCATGTATCTGCCCTGCTGCGCAAACTTGGCTTGACTGATCGCCCGTCGCTTGTCGCCGCAGCGCAACAGCTGCGTGTTTCCTCGCCCACCCGCCCCCTGCCGATGCCATTGTCATCGTTTATTGGCAGGAGTGAAGAAGTATCAGAGCTTCTGCACCTGGCGGTGAGGGAGCGCCTCATCACGGTCGTTGGACCTGCCGGAGTCGGGAAGACAAGGCTTGCCCTGGAAGTGGCGGCTTCGTCCCGGCCACACCAGCAGTCCTCGTCGACCTGGCAACTGCTGCATCAGGGGAAGAGGTTTTGCGTGTCTTCGCCGACGCGCTTGGTCTGA
- a CDS encoding carboxymuconolactone decarboxylase family protein, with protein MTIIKTVPPGEASGVTAAFYAEDIRDLGYVASHTKVMSLHPEAYKAWNCMVEAVAGPMDKRRYELVTLAASLGIGSQHCRLAHGARTLKYFDEATLIRIARDYRNAGLTAAEVAMMEFAEKLSRDSASMTEQDSRNLQALGFSDEDIVEITLAAAMRNFFARAVQALAVDVDSPPALSAGLKQALLDPLTCY; from the coding sequence ATGACTATCATCAAGACGGTGCCTCCGGGTGAGGCCTCCGGCGTTACCGCAGCCTTCTACGCCGAGGACATCCGCGACCTCGGCTACGTGGCCAGCCACACGAAAGTGATGTCTCTGCACCCCGAGGCCTACAAAGCGTGGAACTGCATGGTCGAGGCAGTGGCGGGCCCAATGGACAAACGGCGCTACGAACTGGTTACACTCGCCGCATCCCTGGGTATCGGCTCGCAGCATTGCAGGCTGGCGCATGGGGCAAGGACACTGAAGTACTTCGACGAAGCAACCCTCATCAGGATTGCTCGCGACTACAGGAACGCGGGATTAACCGCCGCGGAAGTGGCAATGATGGAGTTCGCTGAGAAGCTCAGCCGCGACTCCGCATCCATGACCGAACAAGACAGCAGGAACCTGCAGGCTCTGGGCTTCAGCGATGAGGACATCGTGGAAATCACCCTCGCCGCTGCCATGCGGAACTTCTTCGCCCGTGCCGTGCAGGCACTCGCAGTTGACGTCGACAGCCCGCCGGCACTCAGCGCGGGTCTCAAGCAAGCCCTGCTTGACCCTCTGACCTGCTACTGA
- the der gene encoding ribosome biogenesis GTPase Der, whose protein sequence is MSDTTQTSGNFGAGEDEYTPTGTDQVAEHLAALDDEEAELRAASLRAGLDDYELDEEDAALLSGRYDDEDFEGPLKLDPVLAIIGRPNVGKSTLVNRILGRREAVVEDTPGVTRDRVMYSAHWNGRNFTVVDTGGWEHDARGIHARVAEQAEMAVELADAVLFVVDSAVGATATDESVVKMLRKSKKPVIMVANKVDDFAQEADSATLWGLGFGEPYPVSALHGRGVADLLDHVMDTLPEFSTIEGLERSGGPRRIALIGRPNVGKSSLLNKLAGSERVVVDNTAGTTRDPVDEFVELGGRTWRFVDTAGIRRRQHMAQGADFYASLRTQSALEKAEVAVVLLAVDEVLSEQDVRILQLAIESGRALVLAFNKWDLLDEERRIYLEREIERDLAHVAWAPRVNISALTGWHKDRLVPALDTALESWDKRIPTGRLNAFLGELVAAHPHPVRGGKQPRILFGTQASSRPPKFVLFTTGFLDPGYRRFITRRLRETFGFEGTPIEVNMRVREKRGKKR, encoded by the coding sequence ATGAGCGATACGACTCAAACCTCCGGCAACTTCGGCGCCGGCGAAGACGAATACACGCCCACCGGCACGGACCAGGTGGCTGAGCACCTTGCCGCCTTGGATGATGAGGAAGCGGAACTCCGCGCAGCTTCCCTTCGGGCCGGGCTGGACGACTACGAACTTGACGAGGAAGACGCCGCCCTCCTGAGCGGCCGCTACGACGACGAGGACTTCGAAGGTCCGCTCAAGCTGGATCCCGTCCTGGCCATCATCGGGCGCCCGAACGTGGGCAAGTCCACCCTGGTCAACCGGATCCTCGGCCGCCGCGAAGCGGTCGTGGAAGACACCCCCGGTGTCACGCGCGACCGGGTCATGTACTCCGCCCACTGGAACGGCCGCAACTTCACGGTGGTCGACACCGGCGGCTGGGAGCACGATGCCCGCGGTATCCACGCACGCGTGGCCGAACAGGCCGAGATGGCAGTGGAACTCGCGGACGCCGTGCTGTTCGTCGTCGACTCCGCCGTGGGCGCAACGGCCACCGACGAAAGCGTCGTGAAGATGCTGCGTAAGTCCAAGAAGCCCGTCATCATGGTGGCCAACAAGGTGGACGACTTCGCGCAGGAGGCTGACTCGGCCACGCTCTGGGGCCTTGGCTTCGGGGAACCGTACCCCGTGTCCGCGCTTCACGGCCGCGGCGTTGCCGACCTGCTCGACCACGTCATGGACACGCTGCCCGAGTTCTCGACGATCGAGGGGCTGGAGCGGTCCGGCGGACCGCGGCGCATCGCGTTGATCGGCCGGCCCAACGTCGGAAAGTCTTCGCTGCTGAACAAGCTGGCCGGCTCCGAGCGGGTGGTGGTGGACAATACCGCCGGCACCACCCGGGACCCGGTGGACGAGTTCGTCGAACTCGGCGGCCGCACCTGGCGCTTCGTGGACACTGCCGGCATCCGCCGCCGCCAGCACATGGCCCAGGGCGCGGATTTCTACGCCTCGCTGCGCACCCAGAGCGCACTCGAAAAGGCCGAGGTCGCCGTCGTGCTGCTGGCCGTGGACGAAGTGCTCAGCGAACAGGACGTCCGCATCCTGCAGCTGGCCATCGAATCGGGCCGCGCACTGGTCCTCGCGTTCAACAAGTGGGACCTGCTGGACGAGGAACGCCGGATCTACCTCGAACGAGAGATTGAGCGGGACCTGGCCCACGTGGCGTGGGCGCCGCGGGTCAACATCTCGGCGCTCACAGGCTGGCACAAGGACAGGCTGGTTCCGGCCCTGGACACCGCCCTGGAAAGCTGGGACAAGCGCATCCCCACCGGGCGCCTCAACGCATTCCTGGGCGAACTGGTCGCGGCGCACCCGCACCCGGTCCGCGGCGGCAAGCAGCCCCGCATCCTTTTCGGCACCCAGGCCTCCAGCCGGCCGCCGAAGTTCGTGCTGTTCACCACCGGGTTCCTGGATCCAGGCTACCGCCGCTTCATCACGCGCCGGCTCCGTGAGACCTTCGGTTTCGAGGGCACTCCGATCGAGGTCAACATGCGCGTCCGCGAAAAGCGCGGCAAGAAGCGTTAA
- a CDS encoding 1-acyl-sn-glycerol-3-phosphate acyltransferase, giving the protein MTEPEPALPGRWTTVWSRPVGWLLDHVVYRTSVTGRANVPASGPVIFAGNHISFLDGPVMFGAAPRPMHILVKKELFSGLLGRVLTAAGQLPVDRAGDRAALHKARRVLEAGRCVGILPEGARGSGEASAINNGVAWLALNSGATVVPVAILGTRISGEHLDAVPGPRRRLHVSFGGALNVCRRPGETGRVSMDRAGTEIRAALARHVQEAIAGSGQPLPDADIPQERHKEVAGTPADHHLRNVQ; this is encoded by the coding sequence TTGACTGAGCCGGAACCGGCACTGCCGGGACGGTGGACGACCGTCTGGAGCAGGCCCGTAGGCTGGCTCCTGGACCACGTCGTCTACCGGACTTCGGTGACGGGCCGGGCGAACGTCCCGGCGTCGGGCCCGGTGATCTTCGCCGGGAACCACATCAGCTTCCTGGACGGCCCGGTCATGTTCGGCGCCGCACCGCGGCCCATGCACATCCTGGTTAAAAAGGAACTTTTCAGCGGCCTCCTGGGCCGGGTGCTTACTGCCGCGGGCCAACTGCCGGTTGACCGGGCCGGTGACCGCGCCGCCCTGCATAAAGCCCGGCGGGTGCTCGAGGCCGGCCGTTGCGTTGGCATCCTTCCGGAAGGAGCGCGGGGGAGCGGCGAAGCTTCTGCCATCAACAACGGAGTTGCCTGGCTGGCACTGAACTCCGGCGCCACCGTGGTTCCCGTCGCCATCCTCGGCACACGGATCAGCGGCGAGCACCTGGATGCGGTACCCGGCCCGCGCCGCCGGCTGCATGTCAGCTTCGGCGGTGCCCTGAACGTCTGCCGCCGGCCGGGCGAGACCGGCCGTGTTTCAATGGACAGGGCGGGAACCGAAATCCGTGCCGCGCTGGCCCGCCATGTCCAGGAAGCAATCGCCGGCAGCGGGCAGCCCCTGCCCGACGCGGACATCCCGCAAGAACGTCATAAAGAAGTAGCCGGGACGCCGGCAGATCACCACCTAAGGAATGTGCAATGA
- the cmk gene encoding (d)CMP kinase — MTQEIIETMDVVRPGKSLVVAIDGPSGSGKSSVSKEVARRLRLAYLDTGAMYRALTWFCLDTGTDLEDAGAVEAAAENLPLEVSTSPQDEYVRVGGVDITLAIREPAISAAVSAVATTLGARTELIRRQREMIELHHRRMVVEGRDITTVVAPHAEVRMLLTASEEARLRRRGIQLGGSQNAEQLAAQVTQRDAKDSTVVNFTQAADGVVTLDSSDLDFQQTVDAALGIVDRVVNHKISLD; from the coding sequence ATGACACAGGAAATCATAGAAACCATGGACGTTGTCCGCCCCGGAAAAAGCCTCGTCGTGGCGATCGACGGGCCGTCCGGATCGGGCAAGTCCAGCGTCAGCAAGGAAGTCGCGCGGCGGCTCCGTCTTGCCTACCTCGACACCGGCGCCATGTACCGTGCCCTGACCTGGTTCTGCCTGGATACCGGCACTGACCTGGAAGACGCCGGCGCAGTGGAAGCCGCGGCGGAGAACCTTCCGCTGGAGGTCAGCACCAGCCCGCAGGACGAGTACGTGCGCGTCGGCGGCGTCGACATCACCCTCGCCATCCGGGAGCCCGCGATCTCCGCGGCCGTCAGCGCCGTCGCCACCACCCTTGGCGCCCGCACCGAACTGATCCGCCGCCAGCGCGAGATGATCGAACTGCACCACCGCCGCATGGTGGTCGAGGGGCGGGACATCACTACCGTCGTCGCGCCTCACGCGGAAGTACGGATGCTGCTCACGGCGTCCGAGGAGGCGCGCCTGCGCCGCCGGGGAATCCAGCTGGGCGGCAGCCAGAACGCCGAGCAGCTCGCCGCCCAGGTGACCCAGCGCGACGCAAAGGACTCCACGGTGGTGAACTTCACCCAGGCCGCCGACGGTGTCGTGACCCTGGACTCCTCCGACCTGGACTTCCAACAGACGGTCGATGCCGCCCTCGGCATCGTGGACCGCGTGGTCAACCACAAGATCAGCCTTGACTGA
- a CDS encoding prephenate dehydrogenase — protein sequence MSAFRTHGRGHLNGPVVVLGTGLLGTSIGLGLRGRGVSVFLSDPSPTNQAVAVDIGAGLPLARLDAERPELVVVAAPPDVTADVVAQALKDYPDAAVVDIASVKAGIQADLRDRGADLSRYVGTHPMAGREKSGPVAARGELFTSMPWVLCPTAETSPAAVQAARALATDLGAVVSEFSAEEHDEAVALVSHLPQIMSSLVASRLQGTPLHALSLSGNGLRDVTRIAASDPTLWVQILGANADKLVGILHGVREDLNRLIGTLEHPTAPGARLDLAQLISEGNAGQSRIPGKHGGPPQAYSWLTVLVDDTPGQIARLLTEIGEIGVNLEDLRLDHSSGQNVGMVEISVLPNKHDLLIEALNDRGWRVLQ from the coding sequence ATGTCCGCCTTCCGCACCCACGGCCGCGGCCACCTCAATGGCCCGGTCGTGGTCCTTGGAACCGGGCTCCTCGGCACCAGCATCGGGCTCGGCCTCCGGGGCCGCGGCGTGTCCGTGTTCCTCTCCGACCCCTCACCCACTAACCAGGCCGTCGCCGTCGACATCGGCGCAGGCCTGCCGTTGGCGCGCCTGGACGCGGAGCGGCCTGAGCTCGTCGTGGTTGCCGCTCCGCCGGACGTCACTGCGGACGTGGTTGCCCAGGCCCTGAAGGACTACCCGGACGCGGCCGTCGTCGACATCGCCAGCGTCAAGGCCGGCATCCAGGCCGACCTCCGCGACCGGGGGGCTGACCTCAGCCGTTACGTGGGCACCCACCCCATGGCAGGACGGGAGAAGTCCGGCCCCGTGGCCGCCCGGGGAGAACTGTTTACGTCAATGCCCTGGGTGCTGTGTCCGACGGCGGAAACCTCGCCCGCCGCGGTGCAGGCTGCGCGCGCCCTCGCCACGGACCTTGGCGCCGTCGTGTCCGAGTTCTCCGCGGAAGAACACGACGAGGCGGTGGCGCTGGTTTCCCATCTGCCGCAGATCATGTCCTCGCTCGTCGCCAGCCGGCTCCAAGGCACGCCCCTGCACGCGCTGTCCCTTTCCGGGAACGGCCTGCGGGACGTGACCCGCATTGCTGCCAGCGACCCCACCCTCTGGGTCCAGATCCTCGGTGCGAACGCGGACAAACTCGTCGGGATCCTGCACGGTGTCCGCGAAGACCTCAACCGCCTCATCGGAACGCTGGAGCATCCCACCGCTCCCGGCGCCCGGCTGGACCTGGCCCAGCTGATCAGCGAAGGGAACGCCGGACAGTCGCGGATCCCGGGCAAGCACGGCGGACCGCCGCAGGCCTACTCCTGGCTCACGGTCCTGGTGGATGACACCCCGGGCCAGATCGCGCGGCTCCTCACCGAGATCGGTGAGATCGGCGTCAACCTCGAAGACCTCCGGCTGGACCACTCGTCGGGACAAAACGTGGGTATGGTGGAAATTTCCGTGCTGCCCAACAAGCATGACCTCCTCATCGAAGCCCTCAACGACCGCGGATGGCGGGTACTCCAGTAA